In one window of Planctomycetia bacterium DNA:
- a CDS encoding TadE/TadG family type IV pilus assembly protein: protein MNDTHEQLKSLPRLVLDSVEATADQARGTGDFTLEKPCRKCRRKRRGAAVVEFAVVAPVFVAMVLGMIEFGRALMVQQMLTNASREGARVAVLEGSSASEVDSAVAERLTTIDGATVVCDPDPAAAGYGESITVTVTVPFSGVSWLPSPIFLGGEDLTASTVMRVERVQ, encoded by the coding sequence ATGAACGACACCCATGAACAACTGAAGTCCTTGCCGCGGCTTGTCTTAGACTCTGTTGAAGCCACCGCGGACCAGGCCCGGGGAACGGGCGATTTCACACTGGAGAAACCCTGCCGAAAATGCCGAAGAAAACGACGAGGCGCGGCAGTGGTGGAGTTTGCGGTCGTGGCGCCGGTGTTCGTTGCCATGGTGCTTGGCATGATTGAGTTCGGCCGCGCCTTGATGGTGCAGCAGATGCTCACCAACGCTTCGCGCGAAGGAGCTCGCGTCGCGGTGCTGGAAGGATCGTCGGCGTCGGAAGTCGATTCCGCTGTAGCGGAAAGGCTCACGACCATCGACGGCGCCACGGTCGTCTGCGATCCCGATCCGGCGGCTGCTGGTTATGGCGAAAGTATCACTGTTACCGTCACCGTGCCATTTAGTGGAGTAAGTTGGCTCCCATCGCCAATTTTCTTAGGGGGAGAA
- a CDS encoding prepilin peptidase, with protein sequence MFEPRLLAEAFAENWSIWVVTITLIVAAVIDGWKLKVPNYITFPMILSGWVYCTWAYGWEGLGWSLVGTVVGLALLLPLYAIGGMGAGDVKLLAGVGAWIGAGETGIQDLCFAFALSALIGAVIAVGMVLVRRKWGHHHAQFWSILAEVWTIRNPEQLATIAADRKSSMLLLPYGIPIAIGTIVYFAWFGMLL encoded by the coding sequence ATGTTTGAGCCCCGCCTCCTCGCCGAAGCCTTCGCCGAAAACTGGAGCATTTGGGTGGTGACGATCACCTTGATCGTGGCCGCCGTTATCGACGGTTGGAAACTCAAGGTGCCCAACTACATCACCTTTCCTATGATTCTGTCCGGCTGGGTGTACTGCACCTGGGCGTACGGCTGGGAAGGGCTCGGATGGAGCCTGGTCGGCACGGTTGTGGGACTTGCACTGTTGCTGCCGCTCTATGCCATCGGTGGCATGGGCGCCGGGGACGTGAAGTTGCTGGCCGGCGTCGGCGCCTGGATTGGCGCGGGAGAGACGGGAATTCAAGACCTGTGTTTTGCCTTTGCGCTCTCGGCCCTGATCGGCGCCGTGATCGCCGTCGGGATGGTGCTGGTTCGCCGCAAGTGGGGGCATCACCATGCCCAGTTCTGGTCGATCCTCGCCGAGGTGTGGACGATCCGCAATCCGGAACAACTGGCGACGATCGCCGCCGATCGCAAGAGTTCGATGCTGCTGTTGCCGTATGGCATTCCGATCGCCATCGGCACGATTGTTTACTTCGCCTGGTTTGGAATGCTGCTATGA
- a CDS encoding Flp family type IVb pilin, translating into MQNFALKVQRFLVSEDGPTAVEYAVMLALIIIVCLTAINSIGTNANTTFESVAAELAP; encoded by the coding sequence ATGCAGAACTTCGCCTTGAAGGTTCAACGTTTTTTGGTTTCGGAAGACGGCCCGACCGCGGTTGAATACGCCGTGATGTTGGCCCTGATTATCATCGTCTGCTTGACGGCCATTAACTCGATCGGCACGAACGCGAACACCACGTTCGAGAGCGTCGCCGCCGAGTTGGCTCCGTAA